Proteins encoded by one window of Ovis canadensis isolate MfBH-ARS-UI-01 breed Bighorn chromosome 14, ARS-UI_OviCan_v2, whole genome shotgun sequence:
- the SPMIP8 gene encoding LOW QUALITY PROTEIN: sperm microtubule inner protein 8 (The sequence of the model RefSeq protein was modified relative to this genomic sequence to represent the inferred CDS: deleted 1 base in 1 codon), translating to MGIVSAECPFILLSHKALGPGPSLYLSSPLSRQRRENLYKPVHLGLGVCCRCLRHPAMARIIDLVPWEDGSTHVYASPAILLPMPRRRNQLAGVKQQLYHPALPSLRRMDMDSVKACLSDEHCQSTTYCRKDDFDNAYFTLLGVPNKPLQCLDITETGQRLRNRYHEGKLAPIAPGINRVDWPCFTRAIEDWSRFVSSAGEFKLPCASKKVESFSGYAVRYLKPEVTQSWRFCLNQNPSLDRYGQKPLPFDSLNAFRRFGSNYSRVNYLTPWH from the exons ATGGGCATTGTCTCTGCAGAATGTCCCTTTATTCTCCTGTCTCATAAGGCACTGGGGCCTGGCCCATCTCTCTACCTCTCTTCCCCACTGAGCAGGCAAAGGAGG GAAAATCTCTATAAGCCTGTGCACCTGGGGCTG GGTGTCTGCTGCAGGTGTCTCCGCCACCCAGCCATGGCCCGCATCATCGACCTGGTGCCCTGGGAGGATGGCTCCACCCACGTGTACGCATCCCCAGCCATCCTCCTGCCCATGCCCCGGCGGCGCAACCAGCTGGCCGGCGTGAAGCAGCAGCTCTaccacccagccctgcccagcctgCGCCGCATGGACATGGACTCTGTCAAGGCCTGCCTTTCCGACGAGCACTGCCAGTCCACCACCTACTGCCGCAAAG atGACTTTGATAATGCCTACTTCACACTTCTCGGTGTCCCCAACAAACCCCTGCAGTGCTTG GACATCACGGAGACTGGCCAGAGGCTCCGAAACAGGTACCACGAGGGAAAGCTGGCTCCCATCGCACCGGGCATCAATAGGGTCGACTGGCCCTGCTTCACGCGCGCCATCGAGGACTGGTCCCGATTCGTGTCCTCCGCGGGAGAGTTCAAGCTGCCCTGCGCGAGCAAGAAGG TCGAGAGCTTCAGCGGCTATGCGGTGCGGTACTTGAAGCCGGAGGTGACCCAGAGCTGGCGG TTCTGTCTTAACCAGAATCCCAGTCTGGACCGCTATGGACAGAAGCCCCTGCCTTTCGACTCCCT GAATGCTTTCCGACGTTTCGGCTCCAACTACAG TCGTGTCAACTATCTGACCCCCTGGCATTAA
- the ZNF319 gene encoding zinc finger protein 319: MSESWQQPPQTQPQQPQPPQPQHHAEPPPALAEHTLPPGTAENPLGCAVYGILLQPEPGLQPPQHVPLQAAGEPGPKCGVCGHDLAHLSSPHEHQCLAGHDRSFQCTQCLKIFHQATDLLEHQCVQAEQKPFVCGVCKMGFSLLTSLAQHHSAHSGTGGLVKCSICEKTYKPAEAAEPEATAAPSLPPAPPPPPAVAPAESADKPYSCPICQKPFKHLSELSRHERIHTGEKPYKCTLCDKSFSQSSHLVHHKRTHSSERPYKCAVCEKTFKHRSHLVRHMYAHSGEHHLFRCNVCELHFKESSELLQHPCTPSGERPFRCGECQKAFKRPSDLRQHERTHSAERPFKCDLCPMGFKQQYALMRHRRTHKAEEPFKCGLCEKGFGQPSHLLYHQHVHTLETLFKCPVCQKGFDQSAELLRHKCLPGAAERPFKCPVCHKAYKRASALQKHQLAHCSAAEKPLRCTLCERRFFSSSEFVQHRCDPAREKPLKCPDCDKRFKYASDLQRHRRVHTGEKPYKCPNCDKAFKQREHLNKHQGVHAREQQFKCVWCGERFLDVALLQEHSAQHSAAAAAAEGAYQVAACLP; this comes from the coding sequence ATGTCGGAGAGCTGGCAGCAGCCGCCGCAGACGCAGCCGCAGCAGCCTCAGCCCCCACAGCCGCAGCACCATGCTGAACCCCCGCCGGCCCTGGCGGAGCACACGCTGCCCCCAGGCACGGCTGAGAACCCGCTGGGCTGCGCGGTCTATGGCATCCTCCTGCAGCCTGAGCCAGGCCTGCAGCCCCCGCAGCACGTGCCCCTGCAGGCCGCGGGGGAGCCGGGCCCCAAGTGTGGTGTGTGCGGTCACGACCTGGCGCACCTGTCCAGTCCACATGAGCACCAGTGCCTGGCGGGCCATGACCGCTCGTTCCAGTGCACGCAGTGTCTTAAAATCTTCCACCAGGCTACCGACTTGCTGGAGCACCAGTGCGTGCAGGCCGAGCAGAAACCTTTCGTCTGCGGCGTCTGCAAGATGGGCTTCTCGCTGCTCACGTCCCTGGCGCAGCACCACAGCGCCCACAGCGGCACAGGGGGCCTTGTGAAATGTTCCATCTGCGAGAAGACCTACAAGCCCGCCGAGGCGGCCGAGCCCGAGGCCACCgccgccccctccctgcccccggcACCCCCGCCTCCGCCTGCCGTGGCCCCGGCGGAGTCAGCCGACAAGCCCTACAGCTGCCCCATCTGCCAGAAGCCCTTCAAGCACCTGTCGGAGCTCTCGCGGCACGAGCGCATCcacacgggcgagaagccctACAAGTGCACGCTGTGCGACAAGAGCTTCAGCCAGTCGTCCCATCTGGTGCACCACAAGCGCACGCACAGCTCAGAGCGGCCGTACAAGTGCGCGGTGTGCGAGAAGACCTTCAAGCACCGCTCGCACCTGGTGCGTCACATGTACGCGCATTCGGGCGAGCACCACCTGTTCCGCTGCAACGTGTGTGAGCTGCACTTCAAGGAGTCGTCGGAGCTGCTGCAGCACCCATGCACGCCGAGCGGGGAGCGGCCCTTCCGCTGCGGCGAGTGCCAGAAGGCCTTCAAGCGGCCGTCGGACCTGCGGCAGCACGAGCGCACGCACAGCGCCGAGCGGCCCTTCAAGTGCGACCTGTGCCCCATGGGCTTCAAGCAGCAGTACGCGCTCATGAGGCACCGGCGCACGCACAAGGCCGAGGAGCCCTTCAAGTGCGGCCTGTGTGAGAAGGGCTTCGGGCAGCCCAGCCACCTGCTCTACCACCAGCACGTGCACACCCTTGAGACCCTCTTCAAGTGCCCCGTGTGCCAGAAGGGCTTCGACCAGTCGGCCGAGCTGCTGCGGCACAAGTGCCTGCCGGGTGCGGCCGAGCGGCCCTTCAAGTGCCCAGTGTGCCACAAGGCCTACAAGCGGGCCTCGGCCCTGCAGAAGCACCAGCTGGCCCACTGCTCGGCGGCCGAGAAGCCCCTGCGCTGCACCCTGTGCGAGCGCCGCTTCTTCTCGTCCTCCGAGTTCGTGCAGCACCGCTGCGACCCGGCCCGCGAGAAGCCGCTCAAGTGCCCGGACTGCGACAAGCGCTTCAAGTACGCCTCCGACCTGCAGCGGCACCGGAGGGTGcacacgggcgagaagccctACAAGTGCCCCAACTGTGACAAGGCCTTCAAGCAGCGCGAGCACCTCAACAAGCACCAGGGCGTGCACGCCCGCGAGCAGCAGTTCAAGTGCGTGTGGTGCGGCGAGCGCTTCCTGGACGTGGCCCTGCTGCAGGAGCACAGCGCGCAGCACAGCGCCGCGGCCGCCGCGGCCGAGGGCGCCTACCAGGTAGCCGCCTGCCTGCCCTGA